CAGAATCTTGCTGTTCCCACTAAAACCGGGGGAAAGGGAATAAATAAGCTTGGCGATGAGCTTATCACCCAGATTATTCACCTTGAGAGTTCAAGTGCTGTTGATCTTGGAAATGTAGTGAAATCAATGCTTGGAAATACCGGTGGAGTAAGCGTCTACCAGCCTTCCAATACACTCATTGTCACTACTCTAGCTTCAAATATTGACAGAATTTTGAAAATCGTCAGATCAGTGGACAGAAGTCAGTATGCGACAAGGTCAGTCAACATTGTTATTAAGAACGGTGACGCGCAGACAATTTCAGAATCGATTAATAAAGTTATGACAGCCAAGCTGGCTGATATGGCTAAGAAAGGTCGTCAGGGAATTGCTTTAACCGTTTATGATGAAAGGACCAATTCAATATTTGTACTTGCTGATGCCATGAATATGGCCACAATAAAATCAATGATTGCCTCTATGGATCTTCCAACCCCGGAAGGCAAGGGAAGTATCCATCTTTACAGTTTACACAATGCTAAGGCTGAGGATTTGGCAAAAGTACTTACGGATTTAGTAGGTGGTACATCTTCAAGCTCTAAAGATTCTAAAGATAAGGTCGTACGCGGCAAAGTTAAAATAGTTGCGGACAAGGCAACCAATAGTCTGGTTATCACTGCAAGACCTGACGATTATCCACATCTGGAAAAAATTATCGGGCAGCTGGATGTACGGCGTAAACAGGTATTTATTGAAGCATTGATTATGGAAGTTTCGGATACTGCAAATTTCCAATTCGGGGCAAACTGGGTGCTTCCGGCCGCAGGTGGAGATACCGTTGTTTTTGGTTCATCAAATACTGGTGGTGGTAGTTTAACATTAAATGATGGAATGGCTGCCGTGCCTAGCGGTGGAGCCATTGGAGCTCTTTTTACCAACCTTTTTAAAGTGGATGGTGAAGAATATAGTATGCAGGCTCTGATGAGTGCATCCAAATCTTCAGATGATTTTAAGATCCTATCTACACCACAGTTGCTGACTCTGGATAATGAAGAAGCGACAGTTAATGTTGTGGATAACATCCCTTTTTCTACAAAATCAACAACAAATAATGTTGATTCAGACTATAATTCTCAGAGCCTTGAATATAAGGATGTCGGTGTAATGCTCAAAGTTACTCCACAGATAGGTCAGAATGACGATTTGAGGCTTGTGGTCCATCAGGAAGTCAGTCGTGTTGTTCCAACATCTGTAGCTTCTTCAGATAGTAATCTTATCGCACCAACAACCAGAAAGCGTGAGGTTGATACGACTATTCAGGTTAAAGATGGGCAGACTATAGTTATTGCCGGTCTTCTTGGAGAGGATGACACTGTCAATGAAAGCAAAGTCCCATTGCTGGGGGATATACCTGGTCTGGGGTATCTTTTCAGGTATGAGAGCACCGAAAAAACAAAGACTAATCTTTTCGTTTTTCTTACTCCTAAAATTATGAACAGTGTTAGTGATGAAGATGATGTTTACAAAGAAAAAAGAAAGATTATGTACGATATTAATGTCGGTAAGGATGGACTTGGGCAGATTAAAATCGGAAAACCTGTGATGCCGGAAATTGTATTTTAATTTGAGAAGAAACTGATATGTATACCCAATTATTACAGTCGCAGCTTATATCCGAAGGCTTTTTCGTTATGGAAGAGTTGCAGCCCCTGTGTGATCAGGCGGAAGAAGACGGTATTCAATTATCTGATTTTTTACTTAAAAAGAAAAAGATTACTGAAGGTGAACTACTTAAGCTTGAATCAAAGCTTTTTGATATAGAACTGCTTGATTCCATCCCTGATGAATTTATTAATCCCGAACTCGTACAGCGTTTTTCAATCCAGTTTTTGCGTCAGGCTCAATGTGTTCCGCTGCTGGATGACGGCAGACTTATTCTGGCTATCGGGCGGGCCAGAATGATTGAAGCAGTAGAAGAATTTTCATTTGTGCTTAAAGGGGCTCCACATGTTGTTCTTGCTCCTTCAAAAGATATAACCCGTGTAATCAACAATGTTTTCGGCTCGGCTGATATGGAAGTATCGGGTGTTCTTGATGAAGCTGAGGATGAATTCGGTAATGATATCACTGCCGAAACAATAGAAGACCTGCTTGACGACAGCAGCGATGCCCCACTTATCAAGCTTGTAAATATGATTATGGCTCAGGCCGTAAGAGCCAATGCCAGTGATGTTCATATAGAGCCGTTCAAGGATTCTCTCAGAGTCCGTTTCAGGCTCGATGGCGTGCTTTATGATAAGCATTCCCTGCCGCGCAGACTTCATGCGGCCATGGTTTCCAGAATTAAAATCATGGGCCGGATGAATATTGCCGAGAAAAGACTGCCTCAGGATGGACGTATTTCATTGAGTCTGGGTGGGAGACAGGTCGATTTGCGTGTTTCCTGTCTGCCGACATCATACGGCGAGAGAATCGTTCTGCGTCTTCTTGAGAAAAACTCCA
The nucleotide sequence above comes from Maridesulfovibrio bastinii DSM 16055. Encoded proteins:
- the gspE gene encoding type II secretion system ATPase GspE, translating into MYTQLLQSQLISEGFFVMEELQPLCDQAEEDGIQLSDFLLKKKKITEGELLKLESKLFDIELLDSIPDEFINPELVQRFSIQFLRQAQCVPLLDDGRLILAIGRARMIEAVEEFSFVLKGAPHVVLAPSKDITRVINNVFGSADMEVSGVLDEAEDEFGNDITAETIEDLLDDSSDAPLIKLVNMIMAQAVRANASDVHIEPFKDSLRVRFRLDGVLYDKHSLPRRLHAAMVSRIKIMGRMNIAEKRLPQDGRISLSLGGRQVDLRVSCLPTSYGERIVLRLLEKNSKVLSIKELGLGSSNIECIKELVTVSHGIILVTGPTGSGKTTSLYAILNYINSPDKNILTIEDPVEYQIEGIGQMQVNKKINLNFADGLRSIVRQDPDVILIGEIRDKETADIAIQSALTGHLVFSTLHTNDAPSAVARLIDMGVEPFLLSSVLRAVIAQRLVRVLCPHCKVPFVPDKAAVTDFGAMAKKLDGKNIFKAGGCDECMNTGYQGRNAIYEVMNVSDEIKGLVVRSADSNQIRKQALADGMKSLKMDGFRKVLEGKTTLAEVKRVTNL
- the gspD gene encoding type II secretion system secretin GspD, whose amino-acid sequence is MRNIFVFILLCFLILGPSCGYRVEIANAAQGTISLDFKSVDIHVLIKFISEITGKNFIVDKAVGGRVTIYSPTKISVQEAYRVFESVLQLNGFVIIPSGAVYKILPVNKGQNLAVPTKTGGKGINKLGDELITQIIHLESSSAVDLGNVVKSMLGNTGGVSVYQPSNTLIVTTLASNIDRILKIVRSVDRSQYATRSVNIVIKNGDAQTISESINKVMTAKLADMAKKGRQGIALTVYDERTNSIFVLADAMNMATIKSMIASMDLPTPEGKGSIHLYSLHNAKAEDLAKVLTDLVGGTSSSSKDSKDKVVRGKVKIVADKATNSLVITARPDDYPHLEKIIGQLDVRRKQVFIEALIMEVSDTANFQFGANWVLPAAGGDTVVFGSSNTGGGSLTLNDGMAAVPSGGAIGALFTNLFKVDGEEYSMQALMSASKSSDDFKILSTPQLLTLDNEEATVNVVDNIPFSTKSTTNNVDSDYNSQSLEYKDVGVMLKVTPQIGQNDDLRLVVHQEVSRVVPTSVASSDSNLIAPTTRKREVDTTIQVKDGQTIVIAGLLGEDDTVNESKVPLLGDIPGLGYLFRYESTEKTKTNLFVFLTPKIMNSVSDEDDVYKEKRKIMYDINVGKDGLGQIKIGKPVMPEIVF